A genome region from Gemmatimonadales bacterium includes the following:
- a CDS encoding dihydropteroate synthase yields MAETHLHIIGDLINNAYGRARKAFAARSLEGYQALARGQTALGCEWLDVNIDGTQQIQVRPAEMLAFLPDLIPALQEVSPLPLCIDNPSIDYQRVALEHYDRKRAGGKPPIVNSIAASRERLDEMIELVKSYDAMVIVVVSERFVEGGTSQCFSPEDVHASARHFVELLAARAGRRTDQILLDPGLAPVGADTYGLVNMGLDAMRLIRADRDLAGAHVSVGLSNFAWGTPKHIRGDLEKAYLRIATDAGLDFSIANPESGTTPLPTGHETVVRLRHALDEGRAQPDETREAAGFRQAEAVLAIWA; encoded by the coding sequence CTCCACATCATCGGCGACCTCATCAACAACGCCTACGGGCGGGCCCGCAAGGCGTTCGCCGCACGCAGCCTCGAAGGGTACCAGGCGCTGGCCAGGGGGCAGACCGCGCTGGGCTGCGAGTGGCTCGACGTGAACATCGACGGCACGCAGCAGATCCAGGTCCGGCCGGCGGAGATGCTCGCCTTCCTCCCGGACCTGATCCCGGCCCTGCAGGAGGTTTCGCCCCTGCCGCTGTGCATCGACAACCCGTCCATCGACTACCAGCGCGTGGCGCTGGAGCACTACGACCGGAAGCGGGCGGGCGGGAAGCCGCCGATCGTCAACTCCATCGCCGCCTCGCGCGAGCGGCTCGACGAGATGATCGAGCTGGTGAAGAGCTACGACGCGATGGTGATCGTGGTGGTGTCGGAGCGGTTCGTCGAAGGCGGCACGTCGCAGTGCTTCAGCCCCGAGGACGTGCACGCCTCGGCGAGGCACTTCGTCGAGCTGCTCGCGGCGCGGGCCGGAAGGCGGACCGACCAGATCCTGCTCGATCCCGGCCTCGCGCCCGTCGGCGCCGACACCTACGGGCTGGTGAACATGGGCCTCGACGCGATGAGGCTGATCCGCGCGGACCGGGACCTGGCGGGGGCGCACGTCTCGGTCGGGCTCTCCAACTTCGCCTGGGGCACGCCGAAGCACATCCGCGGCGACCTGGAGAAGGCGTACCTGAGGATCGCGACCGACGCCGGGCTCGACTTCTCGATCGCCAATCCGGAGAGCGGGACCACGCCGCTCCCCACGGGCCACGAGACGGTGGTGCGCCTCCGGCACGCCCTCGACGAGGGCCGCGCGCAGCCCGACGAGACCAGAGAAGCCGCCGGCTTCCGCCAGGCGGAGGCCGTGCTGGCGATCTGGGCCTGA